TTTGTGGCAGAGACAGCAGACCTCATTGGGGCAGTGACCATAGGCTCTCAAAGCTCGGTTTGGTATCGGGCTGTTTTAAGAGGGGATGTGGCCCCCATCACCATTGGCAAACGCAGTAACATTCAAGATGGCTCCATCATTCATGGCAGCTACAACAAGAGCGAAACCATCGTTGAAGATGATGTGACCGTGGGCCATGGGGTGATTCTACATGGCTGTCATATTCAGAGCCACGTTTTAGTGGGGATGGGCAGTGTGGTGATGGACAATGCCATTATCCCTAAAA
This window of the Pseudobdellovibrionaceae bacterium genome carries:
- a CDS encoding gamma carbonic anhydrase family protein — encoded protein: MQMSLKGKSPQIAEDAFVAETADLIGAVTIGSQSSVWYRAVLRGDVAPITIGKRSNIQDGSIIHGSYNKSETIVEDDVTVGHGVILHGCHIQSHVLVGMGSVVMDNAIIPKNCIVGAGSLVTEGARYEEGSLIIGRPAKIVRKLTEKEIASLQDSANHYLRISSWYQNNEKE